One part of the Phacochoerus africanus isolate WHEZ1 chromosome 7, ROS_Pafr_v1, whole genome shotgun sequence genome encodes these proteins:
- the RHNO1 gene encoding RAD9, HUS1, RAD1-interacting nuclear orphan protein 1 isoform X2: MPPRKRRRPPSRKPQLLFHQRPLEGPKHRCGSPQLPITHTRQVSPQFDTTAESWLPANQKRRHRDQARRSSRKSASSKFPHLAFESPPSSASSATLGMPLIRDHPSQPEKDISRRPLVPLLSPQSCGELSAQALHSFPYVFLPPDIQTPESLMKGGLIPSEQRENSPPSCSLPTSVPESPEPGPVLVEDTPEEKYGLKVTWRRRRHLFTYLRERGKLSRNQFLVKN, encoded by the exons ATGCCGCCCCGGAAAAGACGCCGCCCACCTTCCCGGAAACCTCAGCTGCTGTTCCACCAACGGCCACTGGAGGGCCCCAAACACCGCTGTGGATCACCCCAGCTTCCCATCACCCACACCAGACAG GTGTCACCTCAGTTTGACACAACAGCAGAAAGCTGGCTCCCAGCCAACCAGAAACGTCGTCACCGAGACCAGGCAAGGCGTTCAAGTCGAAAATCTGCCAGCTCCAAGTTTCCGCATTTAGCGTTTGAGAGTCCACCATCTTCTGCCAGTTCAGCCACACTTGGGATGCCCTTGATCAGGGACCACCCCAGTCAGCCAGAAAAGGACATTTCCAGGAGGCCCTTAGTCCCACTTCTCAGCCCCCAGAGCTGCGGGGAGCTGTCAGCACAGGCGCTTCATAGCTTCCCTTATGTGTTCCTGCCCCCTGATATCCAGACGCCAGAGTCCTTGATGAAGGGCGGGCTCATTCCCTCGGAGCAGAGGGAAAACAGCCCCCCCAGCTGCTCCCTTCCCACAAGTGTGCCCGAGAGCCCGGAGCCCGGGCCTGTTCTGGTTGAAGATACCCCCGAGGAGAAGTATGGGTTAAAGGTCACCTGGAGGAGGAGACGACACCTGTTTACTTACCTCAGGGAGAGGGGGAAGCTGAGCAGAAACCAGTTCCTTGTGAAAAACTGA
- the RHNO1 gene encoding RAD9, HUS1, RAD1-interacting nuclear orphan protein 1 isoform X1, whose product MPPRKRRRPPSRKPQLLFHQRPLEGPKHRCGSPQLPITHTRQVPSKPIDHSTITSWVSPQFDTTAESWLPANQKRRHRDQARRSSRKSASSKFPHLAFESPPSSASSATLGMPLIRDHPSQPEKDISRRPLVPLLSPQSCGELSAQALHSFPYVFLPPDIQTPESLMKGGLIPSEQRENSPPSCSLPTSVPESPEPGPVLVEDTPEEKYGLKVTWRRRRHLFTYLRERGKLSRNQFLVKN is encoded by the exons ATGCCGCCCCGGAAAAGACGCCGCCCACCTTCCCGGAAACCTCAGCTGCTGTTCCACCAACGGCCACTGGAGGGCCCCAAACACCGCTGTGGATCACCCCAGCTTCCCATCACCCACACCAGACAGGTGCCCAGCAAGCCCATTGACCACAGCACCATCACTTCCTGG GTGTCACCTCAGTTTGACACAACAGCAGAAAGCTGGCTCCCAGCCAACCAGAAACGTCGTCACCGAGACCAGGCAAGGCGTTCAAGTCGAAAATCTGCCAGCTCCAAGTTTCCGCATTTAGCGTTTGAGAGTCCACCATCTTCTGCCAGTTCAGCCACACTTGGGATGCCCTTGATCAGGGACCACCCCAGTCAGCCAGAAAAGGACATTTCCAGGAGGCCCTTAGTCCCACTTCTCAGCCCCCAGAGCTGCGGGGAGCTGTCAGCACAGGCGCTTCATAGCTTCCCTTATGTGTTCCTGCCCCCTGATATCCAGACGCCAGAGTCCTTGATGAAGGGCGGGCTCATTCCCTCGGAGCAGAGGGAAAACAGCCCCCCCAGCTGCTCCCTTCCCACAAGTGTGCCCGAGAGCCCGGAGCCCGGGCCTGTTCTGGTTGAAGATACCCCCGAGGAGAAGTATGGGTTAAAGGTCACCTGGAGGAGGAGACGACACCTGTTTACTTACCTCAGGGAGAGGGGGAAGCTGAGCAGAAACCAGTTCCTTGTGAAAAACTGA